AGTAAACTGTGTGCAAACCGTGCACACACCTATGTCAACCAcaaaaaaaggctttaaaacCTGAAAACCGAAAAAAATTTGGTTTGCCAATCATGACTGCTcgaaaataaaactattaaatcTTTCTTGTATTTACccaactggaaaaataaaaaataaaaatatttaatgtatttaGTACTCATCAATGGGATAGCAATTAAGCATGTATTTgagcttgtttgtgtgtgtgtgtacacgtgttaGTGCATGTGTATCATTCACCTTTGTGTCACGTGTACCTAAGCggaacacttttttttgtctAATTCATCCACAAGCAGTTTGTTTTCGATATTGCACACGGGGCCTTTAACACGTGCGAAAGTTCTGTGCGTGTCGAGTCCTCTGGCTGTACTTCAAGCTTATTCAAATTGTCTCTGACCCTTGTACCTGACCCCGCATCGTAATCTGGCATCGCCCCAGTTAAAGTGTCGTGAACTCAGAATCTAGATCAAGAAAAGAGGTCAAACGAGCCACACTGTGGAATTAAGGCAGCAAGTAGTGTATTGTCAGTCTCTCTGATTCGTTatcactcatatatatatatcactcatatgtgtgtgtgtgcatgcacaagaaaaaatattcccGCTTTCATTTACCAGTCTACTTATTTTCGCTAAACATTTGTtacataatgttatttttatttaaatatgtctGATTATACTGCATGGCGATTTCGTTAAAGAAATAACGAATGAATATCTAGCTGTGAGATATTCTGACCCATACCCACTGCAGGATACATTGCTAAGCTTGGGGTTAGAGATACTTAGAAACTAGAGAAAGTTTTAAATGGTCAGATGCTTGCCACAAGCTTACGTGTGGAAACACTGTGGGCTGAcgagttgtttgtttgtttgtttgtttgtttgtttgtttgtttgtttgtttgtttgtttgtttgtttttgtccctGCAAACTAGCATGTCAAAGCTGGATGCAAGCTAGTCGAATTAGAAGACTTCAAAGGTCTACACGAAGGCACATTTGTTCATAGAAATGACTGGAAtgagctcagtacaagataGCATATCTAGGCGAATGACCGCTCTCTGCTTTCCAGATTCATGTCTGCTAACATCGACATTCATACAATGAGGTCATGAACCCCAAACTCGGGCAGGAATGTACCCGGatggtacacggacttttcgccgacggacgttttgccgaccggacgtttcgccgccggacgtttcggagccggaccttttgccgaccggcgtttcgccgccggacgtttcggcgcggggcacttcatttcggcatttcacgcgggacctttaggcTTAGCcggtcaagtgtgtgacgccccttagctctctcgccattgtatcaatgtatcagtgaactctctctttcactatccctcctcatgtgaaccgttagctcacacatttctctcgccattgtatcaatgttttttctcaaagctgttgcgcataatctgtgacaatcaaagtgaactgtctgtgaagtctgtgtgtaaaatttgtttgaaataaagaattattgtgtaatctagtagttactttcattctttgagaagtaagtaagctctctctgtctgacataatgcggcgaaacgtccggcggcgaaacgccggtcggcaaaacgtccggctccgaaacgtccggcggcgaaacgtccgtcggcaaaacgtccgcacaggACCCGGATACTCGTGACAGTTAAAGTCACAACGAAGGGAACACCTCGGATTATATGTGAAGCATCTTGGGATATTCGTGACGACCTATGTGaccctttaaaaagaaaaagttgtttactATTGTAGACTTTGACAAATAACATTattccaccctctctctctctcattttcacAACTCGCTCCAACGCatcacagagagacagaaagagagagacaaatgactAGCTGTCAAGCTGGGGAAAAGATGTTCCTTTGCTGTTGTCACTTATAAATGACAAGCACCTTTGCCTACTACCGAAGTCCCTAAACCTTGTTGACCAAGCTTCACATGGGCATGCTCCAAGATGGCAACAGGTGCTGTGAATGTGTTGAGCATCTCATTGACATGCGGGAAAGCCccacatgcatgtatataagCTGTAAGAAAAGCATGTTGCTTGTATGAGCTATACATATGGCCAACCCTTGGCTTTGTGCATGtataacagagagagaaaaaaaattgtctgcgtGCAGTGCATTCAGGTTATGTACATTCCTACATGTAttgatgtgtgtatgtaagtgtgtgtgtgtattaatgTACTTTTAGGTGTGCTTCTCTAGAGCTCTGCTGAACGGTGAGGCTCTCGTGGGACTACATGATGAGCTGGATGAGTGCCTGTGTAGTTCAGAGCCGCACATCATACATATCCACCCAACCTGTTTACGAGTCTCGTGCCAAGAGAGAACTAGTTTCAAACTGTTTTGGAGCGGAGGTCGGGTAGAGGGAGGAGACGGGGTGCACGCAGCATCCTCCATGTGCCGTGAGGTACACGCGCTGCACGTGAGGTCTCGAGTGCAAGTCTCAGGCCAGTTATTCAACTCCTTTCCACAAGCATACCTGTACCTGGGAAgtcaaacatttattaaatacatgGAGGAATCTACTGCCCCTTTAAGGAATTGCATTTAATACGACAACAGACAGTTGCTGAGTTCAGAAAGACAAGCCATGGATTTAGTAAAGGAttataatgttttgaaaatataataaatacattcaTCACTGAAACTATGCTGAACTCTTGTCAGAAACGACACCAGCATTCACCTTCTGAAGACTTTTATTTCGTAATAGGTTTTTCTGAAATGTGTAACTTGATATATATATGATTTCAGCAGCATGCTTATATCAAGATAAATATATACTGTATTGATTAAATgatataaagaaaatgtatacaATCAGCAGTAGCTATAACGTATCACAGATAACTTTACCAATATTGAAATAGTTATTTAAACAGCAGTTTCTATTATGAATTGCACCAATAAAATCATAATATACGTAGTTAACAATGGAAAATGTATATACAATTTTTGTAAGCTTTTTACACGCATGTTTAGCTAAAGTGTAAGGCCATTTGTATtgctaataattttataaactgAACATAAAATAAGATTAATTTGGCAAGGAATATGTTTGTTCATTCGTCACTACCGCTCGAAACTAACATCCACGTAAGCTAAAGCAACACCGAATATTATGAGAGCAGGAAAGCTTCATCAAAAGCTGACATCTTAAAGCCATGGCTGATGAGCGATCGTCGGTCTCATCTTTGCTGTgctaaagttaaaaaataattgacatttactgttttcttaattctatttttttgacgaaaagaaagggagaatcttataaaaggttataaaaaaaaaaaagattacccaggaaacaaaaatcaagggAAGACAAGTTCGGTCTACATCATTTAAGGAGTTGCTTGGCGATTGAACAAGCCTGCGATGATGTTGAAAGATTTACTTACAATTCTTGATTGGATTGTTTGCAACTTATTACAAAGGGTTTGCTGCGTTTAAAGCTGTTAATGACAGTCCGATACACCCCAACTATAAACTTTTCTAAGAGTTCAGGACTTGTTCATGCCAGATCTTAAAATAACTACTAATATGCATCGACAATATTGTGTACACACAATACATCAGTACTTGCAAAGTGAGCTGAGCAAAACACGATAAAATGGGTCATGGGTCATGATAGCCTAGTGTCTGCCAAGATTCAGTGGACGACCACATTGTCCATGCGGATGTCATACTCTTTGCCACGAATGGGTGGGTAATGGTCAGGCTTCTGCATCAGCTTCAGTGTTGTGAGTAGTTCGGGTAGAGGACAGGAGTACGAAGGGCCATTCGGATGACTGCTCTCTGAGTTACCGGAAGTCTGGCGCGAGGCCTTCCCTGCGGACTTCTGGGGCTTCAGACTCGGCTTCTCAGAATGTGGATTGAAGAGGACACTCAACTTGACTAAATCTGAGGTGACATCATTGCACAGGTGAAGCGGAGCTTCGCTGAGAGGCTTCTCCTCGCGTGCgtacttctttttcttgtgaacATCATCGATGTGCCTCGGCTTGAACAGAATCGGTCGATCGAAAAGAGAAGGATCCTtcgacatctctctctctatgacCTCCTGTGGAAGATTTGGTTTTCGCAAATTCTTCTCGGTCGCTCCTACTTTCTTCTCACCACTGTCAGATTCTTCCTTCGCATGTTTCCCATCAAAATACTTAACGTCACCCGTTTTCGGCATCAGGGTGTACTCATCCCTGGGGTATTCGTCCTTGAGAATGGGGACGTAAGCTGTGCTGGTGTCTTCGGGGAGAAGTTCCACTTGTTGGGATTGTAGTAATCCGGCGAGACGGTTCTTGCCTCTACTTTTGCACTTGGTTCTCGTTGCTCACCATGACCGTACAGGCCAGCGTCGAGTTCTGACATCATGGTGGTCGCTGTGTCCAGACGGCTGGGCTTAGAAGACGTGGAGACCTTCTTGCccactgacactgacatggTGATGGCGCCACTTTCTGCTACGACCTCCTGGGGACCTCGGACGGCCATGCTGTTCGGTTTCATGAGAGGCTCGCGAATGGTGACGGTAGGTTTCTTGCCTGGTTTAGCCTGAGCCTTGGGTGAGTCAGTCTTTACCAGACCTGTTTTCGTGACTCTCAATCCACGAGTGGAAAGCCACTGCTCGTAGGCTTGCTGGCCGTAGAACTGGTGGGCTGCCTGGACTTCTGCCTCCTCTTCCAGCTCTCGAAGGACCTGCTGCATCTTGAGTTTCTTCAGCTGCCGCATCTCCTGGGCTACGTTGTTTTTGTCTTGGTGCCACATCTCTGCTGCAAGAATTCTGAGGGAAAAAATACTCTTTCAATGACAACATAATTCAGATACATGCCAGTATCAACAATGCTTCAAATTCTACACGCATGTTATCGGTGGATACATAGGCAGTAGCACGTAATgtctagtttttgtttttttttacatcagcGCAAATGTAGAAATATCGGACTCGGTCAAATGATAAAACAACATGGTCAGAAGAACAACATAAAGAATGTTCATTATTGGTGTATAGCTTAGTGTGTCGCTAAGGAGACACCTGTCTATTGCTTTTATTGACAAGCCGTAGTGATGTATGAGGTTGACCGAGGACTAGAGATGGGAAAAGAGAGAGGTAAGTTATAGAGTTACTATAGAtttctaatttgtttatttttaatcattacaAAATAAGCTGCATTGGATTAATCTGGCAGTAAACTACCACATGTGACCAACTGACCATAACTTTCAGGTGGGAATTGAGATTTTGACACGAATTGGGGAGGTTTGCTTTTGTCCATCCACTATGCTGACTTTTGATTTTGTACAAATCTCATTTTTCATCATAATGGAGATGCTTGTCTAGACACTATTTTTGTACTACAAACAGTTTAACCTCTTAACCTTTCCCACAACAATCAGAGTTCACTGACATTAAATGAAGTGTTGAGAGTCCTTACTCTTTCTGACCATAAGCTATTAATGACATATAACATGGctaatatattttgtatgataAAAATCCACTTACCATCAAATAAGCAAAACTTTCAGAATGAGCCAACAatcacatgcattttttttttattgcctgatggtcatagacacTACATCTTTACATCCCAAACTAACGGAGATACTTGTCTGTATACAGTTGTCTCACTTTGTGCTATTTTTGTACTGTAAACAGTTTGCTTAACCTCTCCCACAACAATCAGAGATCACTGACATTAAGTCAAGAGTTGAGAGTTCCCTACTTTTTGACTGTCAGGTCTCAAGCTGTCAATGTCTAATTGTCAATATTCTACAGGAGACATATTTATAACTTAAAAACCAACCTTGCACATTTGCGGTGTCCCCACAACTTAGCAAGATCCAGTGGGGTATTTCCACGACAATCTTTGCCATCAATCTTGGCACCAACTTCAATGAGGAACTTCAGACACTGAACATGGCCTTCACTGGCTGCTTGGTGAACTGGTGTTATTCCATCATCATTTGCACTGCAAACAAAGCCATGTTTTAGATAACTTCATGAATTAAAAGATGATTTATGaatgttaatttttcttttggatgTTTAGAGTCACTATACAATCACCATCTCTATTACTTATGTTATATGCAGCAGCATCATTCTTATCCTTTGATTCATCTGTTATCTTGCATTTCTTGCTGCATTTGAAGTGTACAGGCTATCTCCAGTTTTGGATATAAAAACCATTGGGTCTGTCCCTCATTTTTATTAACAAGGTAATAGGCTAAGTTTTTCCTTATGTGCATGGCTCAGTTATTGTGCTCAACAAGTTTTGAAGTAGCTTGATATGATTTGAGATTATTTTTAGCCTCTTGTCCTTTTTATTCAATAAGAGACAGTAAAAGTGACATACATGGAAGAATCTGCTCCTTTCTCTAGCAGATAAGTCAGACACTGCAGGGAGCGCTTTCCAGTCTGATTACTTATGCAGAGATGCACAGGTCGCCAGCCTGTGGAGCTGGCTAGGTTGACATCCTGCTTGAATTTCTCAATACACAGTTTTATGCATTCCAAGCGACCATGTATAGCAGCTAGGTGTAATGCAGCAAGgccctgaaaaaaaatcacacaatatATATGTACTCCTTGTTAAgtagattattttatgaattataaTAGGGACCACTAAAATATATTATGTATTACATTGACATGTACTTAAAACttcataaacataaactgttCCCCCACTCCTTATTGATGCAGAATTATGCGTGCATATTGTGTCACTTAATATACTTTAAAAGGTCgcagaaaaaaactatattcgttaaaataatttatttgtaaattgaATGTTTTTCATCGTTGTATAACAAACAGCTATACACACTACTTCAACAATCAACATAGGACAGTGGAATTAATTGATGTCCGTCTTACATTTTTGTCGAAGACGATCTGCGATCCGACTTCTCGTAGGCTCTGTTTCAACCATTCAACATCTCCGATAGCTGCAGCCATAAATTCGTCGTCGGCGATTTTCTTCTCATTAGTCACCTTCGCTCGTCTTCTGCGCAGCGGTAGTGCTCCTGCTCGTCCAGACCCCGACCCTCCCTGTGACCCACCTGTCATACTTCCAGCAGTAAGTGTTTTCGAAGATGTCTGACCACCCGACGCAGACATGGCAGAAAGGGTTTTGTATCCTTCCTTAAAAACGGCTTCTCATAAGACAAACACTCCTTGTGTCTGTCTTTAGTTTTCGTTACAGAAGCAATGGCGAATCAACTCTACATTCGTCGTCTACGACGCTCATTAGTTGTCGGGCATCCATGAGATACGGTGGGTTACGGTTGTCGTAATACccaggaaaataatatttataaacttacattaaaactttaaacaatttatttggcattttcatctcttttttcttctgtgtgtgtatatatctaatTAATATCATAAAGTGTCACAAAAAACTTAGAATTCAATTACGATTTCTGATATGACTTCCTTGACAACGGAAGCTTCGATTAAGTGCATGGTGGAAATATACAGATGCTACTGAGCTAACGCTCataaaaaatgaattctttGATATTATAAGAATAACTATAGCACTTTACAGACATTGCGTTCAGTTATTTCCGCATTCCAACGACTGTTTTACAATCTTACTTAAGAAAGATACCGAACAGCTCGGTAGCAGATGGCCATATAGCTGTGCGCCCTGCACTTGTGCAAActgtgtataatatatatttagttcactactgatttttcattttatattaaaataaacaccaaCAGTATGGATGCTAAACAACTGTATGACCTGAAGCAGAAAGCTTTTAATTATTATCTTGATAATGGTGTGCCTCAAAAAATGGAAGAAGTCCTGAACTCTATGTTTTATGACAACCCAGAGGATGCGTATGGATACTTGGTAAGTGATTCTAAATTCATTcctaaaaagaaattaaagttttaaaaaaagctgtcatttcttaaaatataatttatgtaattttttgttaGATGATTAACAATGTGGAAAGAATATTGAcagtttttttctataattatcacataaacaattaaatatatgGATATTTGCATGCTTTGTTGAAAATCGGCGtttttgtttgtacatgtacaaatattgtttattttcatacttGATATGTAGGGTGTCTATAAAGAACTACAAAatcttaaataatataaatgctACAGTATGATTATTCCAGTGTATTATCAAAACTGTAATAATGAGTTAAATATCACCTACTTTCAGGTCAGCTACTTTGAGCAGTTCACAAAGCCACCAGTTATCGCTAAGgttgatacaatttttttccatctttgcACATCCTCTCTTTaagtattttgtcattttcatttctgtcaTATGTACTAGATTACAGCTATAGAGACAATTTCCAACACTCAttgcaaacacacatgcaattatgcatgcacacacatctaATATATAACATAACCAAAAATGTATACACTTtattgggggggagggggggtgTTAACTAATGAATCTGTCCTTTTGTGTTGTTCTCCTCTCCATGACATGCACAAGACAGGAGAAATTCAACTGAGGTTCCTATTCCTTCTCTGGCCCACTGTTTGAAATTGACTGCCCCTTTCTCTTCAAAGTGTGTCTACATTTGAAGCCTTTCAGTCTGGCCTTACATCACATCTCTTTGAAAAACATCTAGCACAATTACAATTACTGTTTTGCTCATTTCTTAATTCTTCATCTATGCATTGTTTGTTATGGTGTTATCTGTTTGCCaataattatgtttattgtatggttgactgtcagtttgtttatagtcttttgtgtgcagAACATTGAACTAGAATCCACACAGGAAAATGTGCTTAACAaatccaattattattattcagctaAATGCCAGAAGACGTTTTGATGGAAAGGGGCAACCAACAATCCTCATCGAAGTACACTGCGTGGTCAAATCCCAAGAGAAGGTGggtattattgtgtgtgtgtgtgtggatgggtgtaATACATGTGCATGTTCAACTATCTCTGCTTAACAGGGTCACATTTATTCTGTTGTCAGGGGAAATGTTCCATAACAGTACACATAGCTTGAGGATATGAGTTTGATGAGTATCATATTCCACAAGTCTATAGTGTATAGAATGGGAGCCTACAGCAGCCTAAAAGCATCTCTAATATTTTGGTTTCAGCTGATATGTAGGTGCATCAGTCCATCATCAAACTCCAACATTCTTGACAATGCAAAGTTAAGTGATCGAGAGGTAGAAGAGCAGAGAAGGGCAGAATCTGTCAGGATTGCCATCGACTACATTAACCAGGAATTTTCACCCATGTTCAGAGACATGAAACCCACAGAACAGACTAAAGTAGATGCCATCATTTCGTAAGCTTTACATCTTTTTAGGAAAGAAATATGTGAAACAAATCTGTGCAGGTTTGTCTTTTGCTAGATTGAATgtctttcttatatttcttgcttgtttctctcttttttaaaattttggctACTTTGCTTGCATTTGAGTTAAGGACTTTTTAACCACTGGTAATCTTGCTTTAAAGTATCAGTCATTCAGTTAAGAAAATGAGTAATGTGCCACATAATTCCAGCGACAGGACACCATGCAATCCTACATTCACCAGCATGGATTCCAGATTCATCAATCAATTtaagcaaaacaaagagaagaataagAGCAGTCATACTAGTCCTCATCCTCACATGAAATTCTGTCTATCGATGAGTCtacaatgtttaaaataattctgttacATGCACTCACAGAGAGTATATGCAGAAACTTCAGGATGAAGAGAATGCAAAACACCATGCAGAACTGACGACACCTGAGAGTGAGACCACACCACGCATGGATGTTCCTCAAGACCCCAAGGCCAAATCAAAAGCACCTGTCAAGTAAGATGAAATCAACCTTTTCTAAATGTTTCCTTTGTCTCTCTGTGGTCATAGGTCTTAAAAAATGGATGTCAGGTCAAAGTGATTGAAGTCTCCTAAGATGACTTTAGGAGCATCAGGACAAAATGAGTCTAGAATGTGCAAGGTTGTGCATTAATTTAGAATAGTATGACTGTAGATATGCAAATATAATAGTATTATACATAGTTCTGCATGTGATTAAGTCTGTTTCTATCTCTCCTGATTGTATTGTGGCTTTTAacatcatgaatttttttttatttgaaaataatggaAATTAAGGATCATATAGGAATCAGCTCATCAGTTGCCCATTTTGACATGAACTTATAttacaaacagattttttaaaattttaaaatattgatgtattttataagTTCAGGTTTGTTGCAAAGATTTATAATACTATTCAGACTTCCTGACCTGGTTTGTGAGCACTGTGACTATGGATCACAGAAATTTTGACTTCCTTTTTTGACCCAGAATAATTATTAAGAAAGATCTTTATGCAGAATTAAACACTTAATGTTATGAAAGAAAtagttgtttctgttgttttttgtgttttaaatccAATCCACATGGATCATGCCAAGTTACCCTACTAGAGCAGCACAGGCACAAATAAGACCTTATTCTTAATAATGTGTCTTAATATCAAAATTACTTTTAGAGCATGTATCTATCTCATGATAAAgcttttctgtagcttttttttctatcaattTTCTTATACCCATTAATCTGTTTTCAGAGGAGGAAAATCAAAGATTCCTACACCTGTCATCGTAGAGGAGCCCCGTGAATTGCTGGCATTAGGAGCAGAGGCTGTATGTGC
This sequence is a window from Pomacea canaliculata isolate SZHN2017 linkage group LG5, ASM307304v1, whole genome shotgun sequence. Protein-coding genes within it:
- the LOC112564018 gene encoding LOW QUALITY PROTEIN: uncharacterized protein LOC112564018 (The sequence of the model RefSeq protein was modified relative to this genomic sequence to represent the inferred CDS: inserted 1 base in 1 codon), which encodes MSASGGQTSSKTLTAGSMTGGSQGGSGSGRAGALPLRRRRAKVTNEKKIADDEFMAAAIGDVEWLKQSLREVGSQIVFDKNGLAALHLAAIHGRLECIKLCIEKFKQDVNLASSTGWRPVHLCISNQTGKRSLQCLTYLLEKGADSSIANDDGITPVHQAASEGHVQCLKFLIEVGAKIDGKDCRGNTPLDLAKLWGHRKCARILAAEMWHQDKNNVAQEMRQLKKLKMQQVLRELEEEAEVQAAHQFYGQQAYEQWLSTRGLRVTKTGLVKTDSPKAQAKPGKKPTVTIREPLMKPNSMAVRGPQEVVAESGAITMSVSVGKKVSTSSKPSRLDTATTMMSELDAGLYGHGEQREPSAKVEARTVSPDYYNPNKWNFSPKTPXTAYVPILKDEYPRDEYTLMPKTGDVKYFDGKHAKEESDSGEKKVGATEKNLRKPNLPQEVIEREMSKDPSLFDRPILFKPRHIDDVHKKKKYAREEKPLSEAPLHLCNDVTSDLVKLSVLFNPHSEKPSLKPQKSAGKASRQTSGNSESSHPNGPSYSCPLPELLTTLKLMQKPDHYPPIRGKEYDIRMDNVVVH